In a single window of the Methanolobus psychrophilus R15 genome:
- a CDS encoding anthranilate synthase component II gives MRVLFINNKDSFVWNLVDYVSVFEPDTVVVPNTISSNEVREIKPDAIVISPGPGTPHKPEDAGTCLEIIRDIGRDIPVLGVCFGHQAINAAFGGTIGHAKSGPVHGKTSEISHNDSQLFNGLPETFKVGRYHSLAIDDLAEGLTVTARTADGIVMAVEHREYPVYGVQFHPESILTEKGMRIIGNFLRIAGMGKD, from the coding sequence ATGAGGGTACTGTTCATCAATAATAAGGATTCTTTCGTATGGAACCTCGTGGACTACGTTTCCGTTTTCGAGCCGGATACCGTGGTAGTCCCGAACACTATCTCATCCAATGAGGTCAGAGAAATAAAGCCCGATGCTATCGTGATCTCGCCGGGACCCGGCACACCTCACAAACCTGAGGACGCAGGTACATGCCTGGAAATCATAAGGGATATCGGGCGCGATATCCCGGTGTTGGGAGTCTGCTTTGGACACCAGGCCATAAATGCTGCCTTCGGAGGCACCATTGGGCATGCAAAGAGCGGGCCGGTCCATGGAAAGACTTCCGAGATAAGCCACAATGACTCACAGCTCTTTAATGGACTGCCGGAAACTTTCAAAGTCGGAAGGTATCACTCCCTTGCAATAGATGACTTAGCAGAAGGCCTGACAGTAACTGCAAGGACAGCAGACGGTATAGTCATGGCTGTGGAACACAGGGAATATCCGGTTTATGGTGTGCAGTTCCATCCGGAATCCATCCTTACCGAAAAAGGCATGCGTATCATCGGCAACTTCCTGAGGATTGCAGGTATGGGTAAGGATTAA
- a CDS encoding anthranilate phosphoribosyltransferase, protein MKAYIKKVSEGQDLTIKEAEDAITKIFTESTDAQIAGLLMALKMKGETADEIAGFATGMKKAANLIYPEVEGILIDIVGTGADRHNTINVSTAAAIVTAAAGIPVAKHGNRSITSLSGSADVLRELGIKVDKNPEEVKQTIEKAGIGFMFAPVFHPSMKRVAGIRQELGTRTVFNILGPLTNPANAKAQLVGVFDSRLCKTFAQVMKKMGVERAMVVHGDGMDEISSIAETCVAELRDGRIKTYTLTPEELGINRAKATDIVGGTPKENARDIIYVLKGEKGPKRDIIVINSAAALYLAGRADSIKKAIPLVEEIIDSGKALEKLMDFCDDKSACEAINETHAKSEDMRYAMC, encoded by the coding sequence ATGAAGGCGTATATCAAGAAAGTAAGTGAAGGGCAGGACCTGACAATAAAGGAAGCTGAGGATGCTATCACCAAGATATTCACAGAGTCCACTGATGCCCAGATCGCAGGCCTGCTAATGGCCCTGAAAATGAAAGGGGAGACTGCAGATGAGATTGCCGGGTTTGCCACCGGGATGAAAAAAGCAGCCAACCTTATATATCCTGAAGTGGAAGGAATACTGATTGATATTGTCGGGACGGGGGCTGACAGGCATAACACCATCAATGTTTCAACAGCCGCAGCTATTGTCACTGCCGCAGCCGGAATTCCAGTGGCAAAGCATGGCAACCGTTCCATTACTTCACTCTCTGGAAGTGCGGATGTGCTCAGGGAGTTAGGAATAAAGGTGGACAAGAATCCTGAGGAAGTGAAGCAGACCATTGAAAAAGCAGGTATTGGATTTATGTTCGCCCCTGTTTTCCACCCTTCCATGAAAAGGGTTGCAGGTATAAGGCAGGAACTTGGTACAAGGACAGTGTTCAACATACTGGGGCCCCTGACAAACCCTGCCAATGCAAAAGCACAGCTTGTAGGGGTCTTTGACAGCAGGTTGTGTAAGACTTTCGCCCAAGTCATGAAGAAGATGGGAGTTGAGAGAGCCATGGTTGTACATGGTGACGGTATGGATGAGATATCCAGCATAGCCGAGACCTGCGTGGCCGAACTCAGGGATGGCAGGATAAAGACATATACTCTTACTCCTGAAGAGCTTGGAATCAACAGGGCAAAAGCGACAGACATTGTTGGCGGGACGCCAAAAGAGAATGCAAGGGACATAATATATGTCCTCAAAGGAGAAAAAGGCCCCAAGAGAGATATCATTGTCATCAACTCTGCTGCCGCCCTGTACCTGGCAGGCAGGGCTGATTCGATAAAAAAAGCCATCCCACTGGTTGAAGAAATCATAGACAGCGGCAAGGCACTTGAAAAACTGATGGATTTCTGCGATGATAAAAGCGCCTGTGAGGCAATAAATGAAACACATGCCAAAAGTGAAGATATGCGGTATGCGATGTGCTGA
- a CDS encoding anthranilate synthase component I — MVDFDLSKEEFISLVRGSQKPAIVQLMAKVPSVCTPLQLYATLQNAGHSYLLESVEKEKRHARYSFAGSEPEIVVSIKDRFLTIECQISSELSQYIYRRVKCMGRMEPLIGGRYRVKIEDGKDALDAFRDIFPTSNDAVLLNRKRFDRQTFLGGAIGYNSYDFVYDSWLDIGKKPDADTPDMHFAIMTKTFVFDHMTGETYIVISPFVTGESDLEAVYEHACADSRLMERSLSMASVIGISDSILGKVNAEEPVPDTDQETFEKAVLQAKQHIIDGDIFQIVLSRRYTVRMGQTPLQLYIRLRNINPSPYMYIFNFKDIGIVGASPETLMTVYGRKVITNPIAGTCPRGKNEEEDRQLAAGMLRDEKERAEHIMLVDLGRNDVRMVSKGGTVRVDDLMSVIKYSHVQHIESTVSGEMRDDCDQFDATRAIFPAGTLSGAPKIRAMEIIDDLEPESRGIYGGGVGYYSWNGDADFAIVIRTVLIKNNTAYVQAGAGIVADSDPAYEYQETERKMAAMIKAIGGK, encoded by the coding sequence ATGGTTGATTTTGATCTTAGTAAGGAAGAGTTCATATCCCTTGTCAGGGGGTCACAGAAACCTGCCATAGTGCAGCTCATGGCAAAGGTGCCGAGCGTATGCACCCCGCTGCAGTTATACGCAACCCTGCAGAATGCAGGACACTCCTATCTACTGGAGTCTGTCGAGAAGGAAAAAAGGCATGCCAGATATTCTTTTGCAGGTTCTGAGCCTGAGATCGTGGTGTCCATTAAGGACAGATTCCTGACGATAGAATGCCAGATAAGTTCCGAACTCTCACAGTACATATACAGGAGAGTAAAGTGCATGGGCCGGATGGAGCCTCTCATCGGGGGCAGGTACAGGGTGAAAATAGAAGATGGTAAAGATGCCCTGGATGCTTTCCGCGATATATTCCCCACAAGCAATGACGCGGTCCTCCTGAACCGGAAACGTTTTGACAGGCAAACCTTCCTGGGAGGTGCGATCGGATACAACAGTTATGACTTTGTGTACGATTCGTGGCTTGATATCGGTAAGAAACCGGACGCTGACACCCCGGATATGCATTTTGCCATCATGACAAAAACATTTGTCTTTGACCATATGACCGGTGAAACATACATTGTCATCTCACCCTTTGTGACAGGCGAAAGTGACCTTGAAGCAGTATACGAGCATGCCTGTGCGGACTCGCGACTTATGGAGAGGTCACTGAGTATGGCTTCAGTTATTGGGATCAGCGACAGCATCCTTGGGAAAGTGAATGCTGAAGAGCCGGTGCCGGACACCGACCAGGAGACTTTCGAAAAGGCTGTCCTTCAGGCAAAGCAGCACATCATAGATGGCGATATCTTTCAGATAGTGCTCTCCAGACGGTACACGGTCAGGATGGGGCAGACACCCCTGCAACTGTACATTAGGCTAAGGAACATCAATCCAAGCCCTTACATGTATATATTCAATTTCAAGGATATCGGCATCGTAGGTGCAAGTCCTGAGACCCTGATGACAGTCTACGGCCGGAAGGTAATAACCAATCCCATCGCAGGCACCTGTCCGAGAGGGAAGAACGAGGAAGAGGACAGACAGCTCGCTGCCGGAATGCTCCGGGATGAGAAAGAGCGGGCCGAGCATATAATGCTTGTGGACCTGGGCCGCAATGATGTGAGGATGGTATCAAAAGGAGGCACCGTCAGGGTCGATGACCTGATGAGCGTCATCAAGTACTCCCATGTGCAGCATATCGAAAGTACAGTGAGCGGGGAGATGAGGGACGATTGCGATCAGTTCGACGCTACACGTGCCATCTTCCCGGCAGGTACGCTTTCCGGCGCTCCCAAGATCCGGGCAATGGAAATAATCGATGACCTTGAACCGGAATCAAGGGGAATCTACGGCGGAGGCGTCGGCTATTATTCCTGGAACGGGGATGCTGACTTTGCCATTGTCATAAGGACAGTGCTGATCAAAAACAACACTGCCTATGTACAGGCAGGTGCCGGTATAGTGGCCGATTCCGATCCGGCTTACGAATACCAGGAAACTGAGAGAAAGATGGCTGCAATGATAAAAGCCATAGGAGGGAAGTGA
- a CDS encoding multi-sensor signal transduction histidine kinase — MNHEPLAGIISNAALLLALWVIYEATFLNISISPRLKKMLVGIIIGFICIALMMNPWELFPGLFFDTRSILLGITGLFFGLVPTIIAMSIAATFRLYQGGAGALMGVSVIITSSLLGLFWSRHHEKLKRIFGRFELYAFGFVVHITMLLCTFILPWQLAIDTLSRIILPVLVVYPLVTVLLGNMLNYQIDRENSRQALRESEEIFGLFMDNFPGYAYIKDEKGRHLFCNKKLKDKIGLEMAQILGRSNEDLFPADTAKQFSITDQVVLQNKGTLVIEEELPGDGGTQTFLSYKFAINRQHSSSYIGGISLDITDRKRADEKLKLYNQRLNIFHRIDKGIISAHSSWEIASTVLKCMRRIIACSNVHLMLFEKNSAEAYVFAGDGEVGPAFSEGMLFRVSMQKQLSELSSGYIISFKDLPEFEGLFSPLSGHIPQDAFHSGISAPLILEGELMGALNLLAEDDDFFNDEHLEIVREIAAQLAVAIQQARLNEQIKRHSCDLEESVRQRTFQLEAANKELEAFAYSVSHDLRSPLRAIDGFSRIILEDYADKLDEEGNRLLSVVRDNAQKMDKLITDLLSLSRVSRNEMNLTNIDMAGMAESVFWELTSAEIKARFNVSINQMPESCADPVLMKQVWSNLIANAIKYTMPVKQPAISIGGYRENGRNVYYVKDTGVGFDPKYVHKLFGLFQRLHTEKEFEGTGVGLAIMQRIVHRHGGTVWAEGKVNEGATFYFSLPAKEDYSDDRR; from the coding sequence GTGAACCATGAACCTCTGGCCGGCATAATCAGCAATGCTGCGCTCCTTCTTGCTCTCTGGGTGATATATGAAGCGACTTTTCTCAATATCAGCATAAGCCCGCGCTTGAAAAAAATGCTTGTCGGGATCATCATTGGGTTTATATGCATCGCACTGATGATGAACCCCTGGGAGCTGTTTCCCGGACTGTTCTTTGACACGCGTTCGATTCTCCTGGGTATCACCGGACTATTCTTTGGTCTTGTCCCGACAATAATAGCCATGTCTATTGCCGCAACTTTCCGGCTGTACCAGGGAGGTGCCGGAGCCTTAATGGGAGTTTCCGTCATTATCACATCATCGTTGCTGGGTCTTTTTTGGAGTCGGCACCATGAAAAACTTAAACGCATCTTCGGGAGATTCGAACTATATGCTTTTGGTTTTGTGGTCCACATTACAATGCTCTTATGTACATTCATACTTCCATGGCAGCTCGCAATTGATACCCTGAGCAGGATAATTCTTCCGGTCTTAGTGGTCTATCCTCTGGTAACAGTACTGCTGGGAAACATGCTGAACTATCAGATCGACCGGGAAAACTCCAGGCAGGCACTCAGGGAAAGCGAGGAGATATTCGGACTGTTCATGGACAATTTCCCCGGGTACGCCTACATCAAAGATGAAAAAGGAAGGCATCTGTTCTGTAATAAAAAATTAAAGGATAAAATAGGATTGGAGATGGCCCAAATACTGGGTAGATCCAATGAAGACCTGTTCCCTGCCGATACAGCAAAGCAATTCTCTATCACTGACCAGGTAGTGCTTCAAAACAAGGGAACTCTGGTGATAGAAGAGGAACTTCCCGGGGATGGCGGCACACAGACATTCCTTTCCTATAAGTTCGCAATCAACAGGCAACATAGTTCTTCATATATAGGTGGTATCTCCCTTGATATAACTGATAGGAAGCGGGCAGATGAAAAGCTGAAACTGTATAACCAGCGCCTGAACATCTTTCACCGGATAGACAAGGGCATCATCAGCGCCCATTCCTCCTGGGAGATCGCATCTACTGTTCTGAAATGCATGCGCCGTATAATTGCATGCTCCAATGTTCATTTGATGTTGTTCGAAAAGAATTCAGCAGAGGCTTATGTGTTTGCAGGTGACGGTGAGGTGGGCCCTGCTTTTTCCGAAGGTATGCTTTTTAGAGTCTCCATGCAAAAGCAGTTAAGTGAGCTGAGCTCTGGATATATAATCTCATTTAAAGACCTGCCTGAATTTGAAGGTTTATTTTCTCCCTTATCAGGCCATATTCCTCAAGATGCTTTTCATTCCGGTATCAGTGCACCGCTTATACTCGAGGGTGAGCTCATGGGCGCCCTGAATCTGCTGGCGGAAGACGACGACTTTTTCAATGATGAGCATCTGGAGATTGTCCGGGAGATTGCGGCTCAGCTTGCGGTTGCTATTCAGCAGGCCCGTCTGAACGAGCAGATAAAGCGCCACAGCTGCGATCTGGAAGAAAGTGTCAGGCAGCGAACATTCCAGCTCGAGGCTGCAAACAAGGAGCTTGAAGCCTTTGCATATTCCGTATCCCATGACCTTCGCTCACCTCTTCGTGCCATTGACGGCTTTTCCAGGATCATATTGGAAGATTATGCGGACAAACTGGACGAGGAAGGCAACAGGCTGCTGAGTGTCGTCCGGGATAACGCGCAAAAAATGGATAAACTTATTACGGACCTTCTTTCTCTTTCACGTGTCAGCAGAAATGAGATGAACCTGACAAATATAGATATGGCCGGTATGGCTGAATCTGTCTTCTGGGAGCTTACTTCAGCGGAAATAAAAGCCAGATTCAATGTCAGTATAAATCAGATGCCAGAGAGTTGCGCAGATCCTGTCCTGATGAAACAGGTCTGGAGCAATCTCATTGCAAATGCCATCAAATATACTATGCCCGTGAAACAGCCTGCTATATCCATTGGAGGCTACAGGGAAAATGGAAGGAACGTTTACTACGTGAAAGATACAGGAGTTGGATTCGACCCTAAATATGTGCATAAGCTTTTCGGTCTTTTCCAACGCTTGCATACAGAAAAGGAGTTTGAAGGAACAGGTGTGGGACTTGCTATCATGCAGCGCATTGTTCACCGTCACGGAGGGACAGTATGGGCAGAGGGCAAGGTAAACGAAGGAGCAACATTCTATTTCTCATTACCTGCAAAGGAGGACTACAGCGATGATCGAAGGTGA
- a CDS encoding N-(5'-phosphoribosyl)anthranilate isomerase, with protein MKHMPKVKICGMRCAEDIDMAVRCGADAVGFITDVPVQTSRKIDPDTACGLIRHVPLFVESVLVMMPYNTDQALELIRKTHPDSIQLHNDMGPEEIGTIRDGIDGTRQRIIKTFTVPPGAREAMTAGLIAQVEALSETGLIDGVLLDSGKAGMSGGTGITHDWSVSREIVENTDIPIILAGGLKPENVRDAVEQVRPFAVDTASGVETEGSKDPAKVCRFIREARCING; from the coding sequence ATGAAACACATGCCAAAAGTGAAGATATGCGGTATGCGATGTGCTGAAGACATAGACATGGCTGTAAGGTGCGGAGCAGATGCAGTAGGCTTTATCACCGATGTTCCGGTGCAGACATCCAGGAAGATAGACCCGGATACTGCATGCGGGCTTATCCGGCATGTCCCACTCTTCGTTGAGTCTGTCCTTGTAATGATGCCATATAATACTGATCAGGCCCTGGAGCTCATAAGAAAAACCCATCCGGATAGTATTCAGCTCCATAATGACATGGGGCCGGAGGAGATAGGAACCATCCGAGATGGAATTGATGGCACCCGGCAAAGAATCATCAAGACATTCACAGTGCCTCCAGGAGCGAGGGAAGCGATGACCGCAGGCCTGATAGCACAGGTAGAGGCACTTAGTGAGACAGGCCTGATAGATGGTGTACTGCTGGATTCCGGGAAGGCCGGGATGAGTGGCGGTACAGGAATCACCCACGACTGGTCGGTGAGCAGAGAGATAGTGGAGAATACCGATATCCCAATAATACTTGCCGGCGGGCTGAAGCCGGAAAACGTTCGGGACGCTGTTGAACAGGTCCGGCCGTTCGCTGTGGATACTGCCTCGGGAGTGGAGACGGAAGGGAGCAAAGACCCTGCAAAAGTGTGCAGGTTCATAAGAGAAGCAAGGTGTATCAATGGTTGA
- a CDS encoding Fe-S cluster domain protein, which produces MRVISVEQVLPCIADPWKLRVIAQLDECPDLPMLAKYLQGRYSEGLGVVMAKSGYREITFYSDGRVAVRMVDTTEEAEKFINSMLAMACTKALLLEDL; this is translated from the coding sequence ATGAGGGTCATATCCGTTGAACAGGTACTGCCATGTATAGCAGACCCCTGGAAGCTCAGGGTCATAGCACAGCTGGATGAATGTCCGGACCTTCCAATGCTTGCGAAGTACCTTCAGGGGCGCTATAGTGAGGGGCTCGGTGTCGTTATGGCGAAGAGCGGGTACAGGGAGATTACATTCTATAGCGATGGCAGGGTGGCCGTGCGCATGGTGGATACCACGGAAGAAGCCGAAAAGTTCATCAACAGCATGCTTGCAATGGCCTGCACGAAAGCACTGCTTCTGGAAGATCTGTAG
- a CDS encoding response regulator receiver protein, with amino-acid sequence MIEGEVEILLVEDNPNDSELALRALKKNKIANNVVVVTDGEQALDFFFARGEFSGRDASNVPKMVLLDLKLPKMDGLEVLKVLKDHNSTKTIPIIMLTSSKEENDIVESYRLGVNSYIVKPVDFDKFVEAVRDIGVYWLLLNQMPMGKR; translated from the coding sequence ATGATCGAAGGTGAGGTGGAAATATTACTTGTGGAAGACAATCCCAATGACTCGGAGCTGGCTCTGAGGGCATTGAAGAAGAACAAGATTGCAAACAATGTAGTGGTTGTAACAGATGGTGAACAGGCACTTGATTTTTTCTTTGCGAGAGGGGAATTTTCCGGGCGTGATGCCTCCAATGTGCCGAAGATGGTCCTTCTGGACCTGAAGTTGCCAAAGATGGATGGGCTGGAAGTTCTGAAGGTCCTGAAAGACCACAACTCCACAAAGACCATTCCCATAATCATGCTGACATCTTCCAAGGAAGAGAATGATATTGTCGAGAGCTATCGCCTGGGAGTGAACAGTTATATTGTCAAGCCAGTTGACTTTGATAAGTTTGTCGAAGCGGTACGGGACATAGGTGTATACTGGCTGCTTTTGAACCAGATGCCCATGGGCAAGAGATGA
- a CDS encoding PAS/PAC sensor signal transduction histidine kinase, which translates to MKGKTMEENNPLRILFVEDMPSDMELAERELIKNGISFISIRVETQEEFIKNLDSFKPDIVISDYSLPSFDGMQALKLSLEHDGNIPFIVFTGSMNEETAVACMKAGATDYIIKEHTKRLPFAVREALLKKKMSLSRDRAEKELAQKKEELNNYFENALDLFCIVSTDGLFVRLNKAWERVLGLRVEELEGKTIQDFVHPDDLCTTADIFSILQNGKEISGFVNRFRCIDGSYCWIEWKSSPKDNLIYAAARDITDRKQAEDALKESEERLQLAMEVSEHGFWDWDMDSNKAYFSPKWYTILGYKPNELAMDFGTWSSLLHPDERDIVLESLMAHLCALQYFKMDYRMRSKSGEWVWVTGRGRSFKVDGNGVPHRAVGTYVDITRRKKTEEQMLLARIAAEEANRSKSEFLGNMSHELRTPLSGVIGFSDILLEELSAGMNETQIKYISTINRSGNQLLHIINKILEISCIDSGRMCIRLDRLSIHSAVEHTYTSLNSLAVRKKIELRTDIDSRLTEITADVEKFKSILYNLVENSIKFTPEGGIVTIRAIPEVNHIKISVSDTGIGIPDQEKGRIFEPFFQVDSSASRSYGGTGLGLMLVKEYVEMHEGTIWVESEPGKGSTFTFTIPIGTPPSESPE; encoded by the coding sequence ATGAAAGGAAAAACCATGGAAGAAAATAATCCGCTGCGCATACTGTTCGTTGAGGATATGCCCTCCGATATGGAACTTGCAGAAAGGGAACTTATAAAAAACGGAATTTCTTTCATTTCAATAAGAGTGGAAACGCAGGAAGAATTCATAAAGAACCTGGATAGTTTCAAACCAGATATTGTCATTTCTGACTATTCTTTACCATCCTTTGATGGTATGCAGGCACTTAAGCTGTCACTGGAGCACGATGGTAACATTCCTTTCATAGTGTTTACCGGCTCCATGAATGAAGAGACTGCTGTAGCCTGTATGAAAGCCGGCGCTACGGATTACATTATCAAGGAACATACAAAAAGGCTCCCTTTTGCTGTACGTGAAGCTCTTTTAAAGAAGAAGATGAGTTTGTCCAGAGACCGGGCTGAGAAAGAGCTTGCCCAGAAAAAAGAAGAGCTGAACAATTATTTCGAGAACGCCCTTGATCTTTTCTGCATCGTCAGTACAGATGGTCTCTTCGTGCGTCTCAACAAAGCATGGGAGAGGGTCCTTGGTCTCAGAGTGGAAGAACTGGAAGGGAAAACCATTCAGGATTTTGTCCATCCTGATGACCTCTGCACAACAGCAGATATATTCTCTATCCTGCAGAATGGTAAGGAAATATCCGGTTTTGTAAACCGTTTCAGGTGCATTGACGGGTCATATTGCTGGATAGAGTGGAAATCCTCTCCAAAGGATAATCTCATATACGCGGCTGCCAGGGATATCACTGACCGTAAACAGGCGGAAGACGCACTCAAAGAAAGTGAGGAACGGCTCCAGCTGGCCATGGAAGTTTCAGAACATGGTTTCTGGGACTGGGATATGGATAGCAACAAAGCCTATTTCAGTCCGAAATGGTACACAATCCTGGGGTACAAGCCTAATGAACTTGCTATGGACTTTGGAACATGGTCCAGCCTTTTACATCCTGATGAACGTGACATCGTGCTCGAGTCCCTGATGGCTCACCTTTGTGCCCTGCAGTATTTCAAAATGGACTACAGGATGAGATCTAAGTCCGGTGAGTGGGTGTGGGTGACAGGACGCGGCAGGTCATTCAAAGTGGACGGTAACGGGGTGCCACACAGGGCAGTGGGCACATACGTCGATATAACCAGGCGCAAGAAGACCGAAGAACAGATGCTGCTGGCCAGGATAGCTGCCGAGGAAGCTAATCGCAGCAAGAGCGAGTTCCTGGGCAACATGAGCCATGAACTGAGAACTCCTTTAAGCGGTGTGATTGGTTTTTCGGATATACTGCTGGAGGAATTATCTGCAGGGATGAACGAGACACAAATAAAGTACATCTCTACCATAAATAGGAGTGGAAACCAGCTTCTGCATATTATCAATAAGATATTGGAAATATCCTGCATTGATTCAGGCAGGATGTGCATAAGACTGGACAGGCTGAGTATTCATTCTGCTGTTGAGCATACATATACGTCCCTGAACTCTCTGGCTGTCAGGAAAAAGATCGAACTTCGCACGGACATAGACAGCCGTCTCACTGAGATAACCGCCGATGTCGAGAAGTTCAAAAGTATATTGTATAATCTTGTGGAGAATTCCATAAAATTCACACCGGAAGGTGGAATCGTTACGATAAGAGCCATACCTGAAGTGAATCATATAAAGATATCAGTAAGTGATACCGGCATTGGGATACCTGATCAGGAAAAGGGGCGCATATTTGAGCCTTTTTTCCAGGTGGACAGTTCCGCATCCCGCAGTTATGGGGGTACCGGGTTAGGACTTATGCTTGTTAAGGAATATGTGGAAATGCATGAAGGAACGATCTGGGTCGAGAGTGAGCCTGGCAAGGGGAGCACTTTCACTTTCACAATCCCGATAGGGACACCGCCATCAGAAAGCCCGGAATAA
- the cysS gene encoding cysteinyl-tRNA synthetase yields MALRVYNTLTREMEEFVPLHGKKVNMYVCGPTVYDHCHLGHARSYISFDVMRRYLSYRGYDVRYISNVTDVDDKIINRAKETGEDPFDLSARFTRSFIEDMTSLRVKKPDVQPTVTGHITEIVDAIKLLILREFAYPTPEGNVYYDLRRSKEKIGILSHQTEEGLMEGSGARIDVEKDKRYPLDFVLWKSSSEGQPGWDSPWSRGRPGWHIECSAMSMKYGSQQLDIHGGGADLIFPHHEAEIHQSEGCTGKHPFSKYWMHNGFLTIDKEKMSKSLGNFFTIKQVLEEFPPEVIRFFILNTHYRNTIDFSKMHLQEAGRAYERIANTIVNVRYAIENAPEEDNDSGLSDEISEARDQFTISMDEDFNTREALANLFIFSRKVNAIISGSSPGRPALEAILDFFSEIDEVLGVFGKDISGVTEGTSRGLSDKDIDAMIQQREEARRSKDWQRSDAIRDELKEKGIVIEDGKEGVRWRRV; encoded by the coding sequence ATGGCATTGAGAGTCTATAACACACTTACCAGGGAGATGGAAGAATTTGTCCCCCTCCACGGAAAAAAAGTAAATATGTACGTATGTGGCCCCACGGTGTACGACCACTGCCACCTTGGACATGCCAGGAGCTACATATCCTTTGATGTTATGAGGCGTTACTTATCCTATCGCGGCTACGATGTGCGTTACATATCAAACGTAACGGACGTGGACGACAAGATAATAAACAGAGCAAAAGAAACAGGCGAAGACCCTTTCGACCTCTCAGCGAGGTTCACCCGCTCCTTTATTGAGGACATGACAAGCCTGAGGGTAAAAAAGCCAGACGTACAACCCACGGTGACAGGACATATTACGGAAATAGTAGACGCCATTAAATTGCTGATACTCAGGGAGTTTGCTTATCCTACGCCCGAAGGCAACGTCTATTACGATCTCAGAAGGTCGAAGGAAAAGATAGGGATATTGAGCCACCAGACGGAGGAAGGTCTGATGGAGGGGTCCGGTGCCCGTATCGATGTGGAAAAGGATAAGAGATATCCACTTGACTTCGTGCTCTGGAAATCCTCTTCAGAAGGCCAGCCGGGCTGGGACAGTCCCTGGAGCAGGGGAAGGCCGGGCTGGCATATCGAATGCTCGGCTATGTCCATGAAGTACGGCTCGCAGCAGCTGGACATCCATGGGGGCGGGGCGGACCTCATATTCCCGCACCATGAAGCTGAGATACACCAGTCAGAAGGCTGCACTGGCAAGCATCCCTTCAGTAAGTACTGGATGCACAACGGTTTTCTTACGATTGATAAAGAGAAGATGTCAAAATCTCTGGGAAATTTCTTTACCATAAAGCAGGTGCTTGAGGAATTCCCGCCTGAGGTAATCAGGTTCTTCATACTCAATACCCACTACCGCAACACCATCGATTTCAGCAAGATGCATCTTCAAGAGGCAGGCCGGGCTTACGAAAGGATAGCAAACACGATTGTCAATGTAAGATACGCTATTGAGAACGCACCTGAAGAAGACAATGATTCCGGCCTTTCAGACGAGATCAGTGAAGCGAGGGATCAGTTCACCATATCAATGGATGAGGATTTCAATACACGGGAAGCTCTGGCAAATCTATTCATTTTCTCCCGCAAGGTAAATGCCATCATATCCGGGAGCAGTCCTGGCAGACCTGCCCTGGAAGCAATCCTTGACTTCTTTTCAGAGATAGATGAGGTGCTAGGAGTTTTCGGAAAGGACATCAGCGGTGTGACTGAAGGGACTAGCAGGGGACTCTCAGATAAGGATATCGATGCCATGATACAGCAGCGCGAAGAAGCCCGCAGGAGCAAGGATTGGCAGAGATCTGATGCCATCAGGGATGAGCTGAAGGAGAAGGGTATCGTCATCGAGGATGGGAAGGAAGGCGTCAGGTGGAGAAGAGTTTGA